From a single Sinorhizobium sp. RAC02 genomic region:
- a CDS encoding nitroreductase family protein has protein sequence MTHPTGRIADHTIAPLFLDRWSPRAFTGEAMPQATLLSLFEAARWAPSAANGQPWRFVYGHRGTEAFETIYNTLDEGNRRWADKASVLAVIISQTHRKNADGEMRPAYTHAFDTGAAWAYLALEATRAGYHAHGMGGIDREKAMQVLGVPEGFRVEAGLAIGKIAPKETLPEDLMKREVPSTRKPVAEFISEGTFTA, from the coding sequence ATGACCCATCCCACCGGCCGCATCGCGGACCACACGATTGCCCCCCTCTTCCTCGACCGCTGGTCGCCCCGCGCCTTTACCGGCGAAGCGATGCCGCAGGCGACGCTGCTCTCGCTCTTCGAGGCAGCCCGCTGGGCGCCGTCGGCCGCCAACGGCCAGCCGTGGCGCTTCGTCTACGGCCATCGCGGCACCGAGGCCTTCGAGACGATCTACAACACGCTGGACGAGGGTAACCGCCGCTGGGCGGACAAAGCCTCCGTGCTCGCCGTGATCATCTCGCAGACCCACCGGAAGAATGCCGACGGCGAGATGCGTCCCGCCTATACCCATGCCTTCGATACGGGCGCCGCCTGGGCCTATCTCGCCCTTGAGGCGACGCGCGCCGGCTACCACGCGCACGGCATGGGCGGCATCGACCGGGAAAAGGCCATGCAGGTTCTCGGCGTTCCGGAGGGGTTTCGCGTAGAGGCGGGACTGGCAATCGGCAAGATCGCGCCGAAGGAGACGCTGCCGGAGGATCTTATGAAACGCGAGGTGCCGAGCACGCGCAAGCCGGTGGCGGAGTTCATCTCCGAAGGGACATTCACCGCCTGA
- the gyrB gene encoding DNA topoisomerase (ATP-hydrolyzing) subunit B, with the protein MTDTPETENGPAEYGADSIKVLKGLDAVRKRPGMYIGDTDDGSGLHHMVYEVVDNAIDEALAGHADIVTVTLNADGSVTVTDNGRGIPTDIHKEEGVSAAEVIMTQLHAGGKFDQNSYKVSGGLHGVGVSVVNALSVKLKLKIRRAGKIHEMSFTHGVPDGSLVVTGECGAETGTEVTFLPSPDTFSNIEFIYSTLEHRLRELAFLNSGVHIVLTDRRHSDIKQDELMYEGGLEAFVQYLDRAKKPLVSKPIAIRGEKDGITVEVAMWWNDSYHENVLCFTNNIPQRDGGTHMAGFRGALTRQVVSYADTSGIMKREKVTLQGEDCREGLTAVLSVKVPDPKFSSQTKDKLVSSEVRPAVENLVNEALSTWFEEHPSDAKILVGKVVEAAAAREAARKARELTRRKGALDISSLPGKLADCSERDPAKSEVFLVEGDSAGGSAKQGRSRENQAILPLRGKILNVERARFDKMLSSQEIGTLITALGTSIGKDEFNADKLRYHKIIIMTDADVDGAHIRTLLLTFFFRQMPELIERGHLYIAQPPLYKVARGKSSQYLKDEKALEDYLINAGLDDATLELASGEVRAGQDIRELIQDALRLRSLLDGLHSRYSRSIVEQAAISGALNLELSHDREAYADKAQEVARRLDLISEETERGWTGSVATDGGLRLERMVRGVKESAHVDMALIGSSDARHIDQLSVRFRETYAPPPVLRRKDGQLEITGPRALLDAVFAAGRKGLSMQRYKGLGEMNAEQLWETTLDPNVRSLLQVKVPDATDADGLFSRLMGDEVEPRRDFIQENALSVANLDI; encoded by the coding sequence ATGACTGACACACCCGAGACCGAAAACGGCCCGGCCGAGTATGGCGCAGATTCGATCAAGGTCCTGAAGGGCCTCGATGCCGTGCGCAAGCGCCCTGGCATGTATATCGGCGACACCGATGACGGTTCGGGTCTGCATCACATGGTCTACGAGGTCGTCGACAACGCGATCGACGAGGCGCTGGCCGGCCATGCGGATATCGTGACCGTCACGCTCAATGCGGACGGTTCCGTAACGGTGACCGACAACGGCCGCGGCATCCCGACCGACATCCACAAGGAAGAGGGCGTCTCGGCGGCCGAGGTCATCATGACCCAGCTGCATGCCGGCGGTAAGTTCGACCAGAATTCCTACAAGGTTTCCGGCGGTCTGCACGGCGTGGGCGTTTCGGTGGTAAATGCACTCTCCGTCAAGCTGAAGCTGAAGATCCGCCGCGCCGGCAAGATCCATGAAATGAGCTTCACCCATGGCGTGCCTGATGGGTCGCTCGTGGTGACCGGCGAATGCGGTGCCGAGACCGGTACGGAAGTCACCTTCCTGCCGTCCCCTGACACCTTCTCGAACATCGAATTCATCTATTCGACGCTCGAGCATCGCTTGCGCGAACTCGCCTTCCTGAATTCCGGTGTGCACATCGTGCTCACCGATCGCCGTCATTCGGATATCAAGCAGGACGAATTGATGTACGAGGGCGGCCTTGAAGCCTTCGTGCAATATCTCGACCGCGCCAAGAAGCCGCTGGTGTCGAAGCCTATCGCCATCCGCGGCGAGAAGGACGGCATCACCGTCGAGGTCGCGATGTGGTGGAACGACAGTTACCACGAGAACGTGCTCTGCTTCACCAACAACATTCCCCAGCGCGACGGCGGTACGCATATGGCGGGTTTCCGCGGCGCGCTGACCCGCCAGGTCGTTTCCTATGCCGACACATCAGGCATCATGAAGCGCGAAAAGGTGACGCTGCAGGGCGAAGACTGCCGCGAAGGCCTGACCGCAGTACTTTCGGTAAAAGTTCCCGATCCGAAATTCTCCTCGCAGACCAAGGACAAGCTGGTCTCGTCGGAAGTTCGGCCTGCCGTGGAGAACCTCGTGAACGAGGCGCTGTCCACCTGGTTCGAGGAACATCCGTCGGACGCAAAAATCCTTGTCGGCAAGGTCGTCGAGGCGGCTGCTGCCCGCGAAGCCGCGCGCAAGGCGCGTGAACTGACACGGCGCAAGGGTGCGCTCGACATCTCGTCGCTGCCCGGCAAGCTCGCCGACTGCTCGGAGCGGGACCCGGCAAAGTCCGAAGTCTTCCTCGTCGAGGGTGATTCGGCTGGCGGCTCCGCCAAGCAGGGGCGTTCGCGCGAGAACCAGGCCATCCTGCCGCTGCGCGGCAAGATCTTGAACGTTGAGCGCGCGCGCTTCGACAAGATGCTCTCCAGCCAGGAAATCGGCACGCTGATCACCGCGCTCGGCACGTCGATCGGCAAGGACGAGTTCAACGCCGACAAGCTGCGCTACCACAAGATCATCATCATGACGGACGCTGACGTCGACGGCGCCCATATCCGTACCCTGCTGCTCACCTTCTTCTTCCGGCAGATGCCGGAGCTGATCGAGCGCGGCCATCTCTACATCGCCCAGCCGCCGCTCTATAAGGTGGCGCGCGGCAAATCGAGCCAGTACCTGAAAGACGAAAAGGCACTGGAAGACTACCTGATCAATGCCGGCCTCGACGATGCAACGCTGGAGCTGGCTTCCGGCGAGGTGCGCGCCGGCCAGGACATCCGCGAACTGATCCAGGATGCGCTGCGTCTGCGCTCACTGCTCGATGGCCTGCATTCGCGTTACAGCCGTTCGATCGTCGAACAGGCGGCCATTTCCGGCGCGCTCAACCTCGAGCTCAGCCACGACCGCGAGGCCTATGCCGACAAGGCGCAAGAGGTGGCTCGCCGGCTCGACCTGATCTCCGAAGAGACGGAGCGCGGCTGGACGGGGTCTGTCGCCACCGATGGCGGCCTGCGTCTCGAGCGTATGGTGCGCGGCGTCAAGGAATCCGCCCATGTCGACATGGCGCTGATCGGCTCGTCCGATGCGCGCCACATCGACCAGCTTTCCGTGCGCTTCCGGGAAACCTACGCGCCGCCGCCGGTGCTGCGCCGCAAGGATGGCCAGCTTGAAATCACCGGCCCGCGCGCCCTGCTGGATGCCGTCTTCGCAGCCGGCCGCAAGGGCCTTTCGATGCAGCGCTACAAGGGTCTCGGCGAGATGAATGCCGAGCAGCTCTGGGAAACGACGCTCGATCCGAACGTCCGCTCGCTGCTGCAGGTGAAGGTTCCGGATGCGACGGATGCCGATGGACTGTTTTCTCGCCTGATGGGCGACGAGGTGGAGCCGCGTCGCGACTTCATCCAGGAAAACGCCCTCAGCGTCGCCAACCTCGACATCTGA
- a CDS encoding helix-turn-helix domain-containing protein, translated as MTTPFGKAVRHLRDRKGVSQKEMAQALGVSPAYLSALEHGKRGMPSFDFLQRVAGYFNVIWDEAEELFRIAQISDPRIVVDTAGLPPEYTAFANRLSAEIRSLPPETVRRLAGILEKACNSRVKPG; from the coding sequence ATGACGACGCCGTTCGGCAAGGCGGTCCGGCATCTGCGCGATCGCAAGGGTGTGTCGCAGAAGGAAATGGCCCAGGCGCTCGGCGTCAGCCCCGCCTATCTTTCGGCACTGGAGCATGGCAAGCGCGGCATGCCGAGCTTCGATTTCCTCCAGCGGGTGGCCGGTTATTTCAACGTCATCTGGGACGAAGCGGAAGAACTTTTCCGCATTGCACAGATTTCCGACCCGCGTATCGTGGTCGATACGGCCGGCCTGCCGCCGGAATATACCGCCTTTGCCAACCGGCTTTCGGCGGAAATCCGCAGCCTGCCGCCCGAGACGGTACGCCGTCTTGCCGGTATTCTCGAAAAAGCTTGCAATTCTCGGGTAAAACCCGGTTGA
- a CDS encoding Smr/MutS family protein, protein MPKDKTLSSEDRILWGKVARSTRAMPGKLDALTEFEAVFAEKVEEQKAPETKKAKADKPAAEGIALTAARGKETRHHPLERPVKRKIAKGRLALEARIDLHGMIQSEAHGFLLGFLIKAHARGLRHVLVITGKGTSLGSDGALKRAVPLWFSLPEFRPLISSYEAAARNHGGEGALYVRLARQPGEKP, encoded by the coding sequence ATGCCGAAGGATAAGACGCTCTCGAGCGAGGACCGCATTCTCTGGGGCAAGGTGGCGCGCAGCACGCGTGCAATGCCGGGCAAGCTCGATGCCCTGACGGAGTTCGAAGCCGTCTTCGCGGAAAAGGTCGAGGAGCAGAAAGCACCGGAGACGAAAAAGGCGAAGGCCGACAAGCCGGCCGCCGAAGGCATTGCCCTCACCGCCGCTCGCGGCAAGGAAACCCGCCACCACCCGCTGGAACGGCCGGTGAAGCGCAAGATCGCCAAGGGGCGCCTGGCGCTGGAAGCGCGCATCGACCTGCATGGCATGATCCAGAGCGAGGCGCACGGTTTCCTGCTCGGCTTCCTCATCAAGGCGCATGCGCGGGGCCTGCGGCATGTGCTGGTCATCACTGGCAAGGGCACCTCGCTTGGCAGTGACGGTGCGCTGAAGCGGGCGGTGCCGCTGTGGTTTTCACTGCCGGAATTCCGGCCGCTGATCTCGTCCTACGAGGCGGCAGCGCGCAACCATGGCGGGGAGGGTGCGCTCTATGTGCGGCTCGCCCGCCAGCCGGGGGAAAAGCCATGA
- a CDS encoding murein transglycosylase A, giving the protein MDYRLVPARFSALPGWDDDDPTPLLAAMDRCRAHIRTIKPYKTGSLGITAGELLTLLDAAADEKPQGAAVVRAFFETHCVPFLIDKADGSSGFVTAFYEPEVAVRAEPDAEYRYPFYSRPDDLVDIDDSNRPAGFAPGFAFGQLKDGGIVEHPDRGTIERGYLAGRGLEIAYARSKVDVFFAHVQGAARLVYPDGSVKRITYVAKSGHPFSPIGKLLIDRGEIDAATVSMASIRDWLGRHEAEVDDVLWHNRSFIFFKEAVVTDDSLGPIAAAKVPLVAGRALAVDRMIHTFGLPFFISSDSLTHMDEGKPFRRLMLALDTGTAIVGPARGDIFTGSGDAAGALAGHVRNAATFHILIPKAAAGRYLDAEG; this is encoded by the coding sequence ATGGACTACCGCCTGGTACCGGCCCGGTTTTCCGCGCTTCCCGGCTGGGACGACGATGATCCAACGCCGCTGCTGGCGGCGATGGATCGCTGTCGCGCCCACATCCGCACGATAAAGCCCTACAAGACAGGCTCGCTTGGCATCACCGCCGGCGAGCTTTTGACCTTGCTGGATGCCGCCGCTGACGAGAAGCCGCAAGGTGCCGCGGTGGTACGGGCGTTTTTCGAGACGCACTGCGTGCCGTTCCTGATCGACAAGGCGGATGGCTCCTCCGGTTTCGTCACCGCCTTCTACGAGCCCGAGGTGGCGGTGCGGGCGGAGCCCGATGCCGAATATCGCTATCCCTTCTATTCCCGGCCGGATGACCTTGTCGATATCGACGACAGCAATCGCCCGGCCGGTTTCGCGCCGGGTTTTGCATTCGGCCAATTGAAGGATGGCGGGATCGTCGAACATCCGGATCGCGGCACGATCGAACGCGGCTACCTTGCGGGCCGCGGGCTGGAAATCGCCTATGCCCGCTCGAAGGTGGATGTGTTCTTCGCCCATGTGCAGGGCGCGGCGCGGCTTGTCTATCCGGACGGTTCCGTCAAGCGCATCACCTACGTCGCCAAAAGCGGCCACCCGTTCTCGCCGATCGGCAAGCTCCTGATCGATCGCGGCGAGATCGATGCGGCCACCGTCTCCATGGCCTCGATTCGCGACTGGCTTGGCCGTCATGAGGCCGAGGTGGACGACGTGCTCTGGCACAACCGCTCCTTCATCTTCTTCAAGGAAGCGGTGGTAACCGATGATTCGCTCGGGCCGATCGCCGCCGCCAAGGTGCCGCTGGTCGCTGGCCGCGCGCTCGCTGTCGACCGGATGATCCACACCTTCGGCCTGCCGTTCTTCATCTCCAGCGACAGCCTCACCCACATGGATGAGGGAAAACCGTTCCGGCGCCTGATGCTGGCGCTCGATACGGGAACGGCCATTGTCGGCCCGGCGCGCGGCGATATTTTTACTGGGTCGGGGGATGCGGCGGGTGCGCTGGCGGGGCACGTGCGCAATGCGGCGACCTTCCATATCCTCATCCCCAAGGCGGCTGCGGGGCGATACCTCGATGCCGAAGGATAA
- a CDS encoding Tim44/TimA family putative adaptor protein — MGSFDFVTIFFLVAAVVIFLQLRSVLGRRTGSERPPFDPYSKRESVGEADSADRGKVVTLPKRDGTDEEENPYASVDSFAAPGTPLNESLRSVIKVDPSFNPKEFVNGARMAYEMVVVAFADGDRKTLSNLLSREVYEGFDAAISERESKGEVVRSSFVGIEKADIVGAEVKDSEVNVTLRIISQLISATYDKAGALVEGDAETVAEVNDLWTFARDIRSRDPNWKLIATESEG; from the coding sequence ATGGGCTCATTCGACTTTGTAACGATTTTCTTCCTTGTGGCTGCGGTGGTCATCTTCCTGCAATTGCGCAGCGTGCTTGGCCGTCGCACCGGCAGCGAACGCCCGCCCTTCGATCCCTATTCCAAACGCGAGAGCGTTGGTGAGGCTGATTCGGCTGATCGTGGCAAAGTGGTCACGCTGCCGAAGCGCGATGGTACCGATGAGGAGGAAAATCCTTATGCCTCCGTCGATAGCTTCGCAGCCCCCGGCACGCCGCTCAACGAATCCTTGCGCAGCGTCATCAAGGTCGATCCGTCCTTCAACCCGAAGGAATTCGTCAACGGCGCGCGCATGGCCTACGAAATGGTCGTCGTGGCTTTTGCCGATGGAGACCGCAAGACGCTGAGCAACCTTCTGTCGCGCGAAGTCTACGAAGGCTTCGATGCTGCGATTTCCGAACGCGAAAGCAAGGGCGAGGTCGTTCGCTCCAGCTTCGTCGGCATCGAGAAGGCCGATATCGTCGGTGCAGAGGTCAAGGACAGCGAAGTGAACGTGACGCTGCGCATCATCAGCCAGCTGATCTCCGCCACCTATGACAAGGCCGGTGCGCTGGTCGAAGGCGACGCGGAGACGGTAGCGGAAGTCAACGATCTGTGGACCTTTGCCCGCGACATCCGTTCGCGCGATCCGAACTGGAAGCTGATCGCCACCGAATCGGAAGGCTGA
- a CDS encoding FxsA family protein codes for MLRRLVPLFILLLPLAEIACFIVVGRRIGLFPTLSLVVLSAVAGIVLMRVQGFGVLNRLRQSGQAGRTPGKELLDAAMILIAGILLLIPGFLTDILGLALFLPPVRSFLWNRLMRNVVVVDIGGARPDNRPRTDPQRTIDLDDGDFSRDDRP; via the coding sequence ATGCTAAGACGTCTTGTTCCTCTCTTCATTCTTTTGCTGCCGCTGGCGGAAATCGCCTGTTTCATTGTTGTCGGGCGGCGCATCGGCCTGTTTCCGACACTGTCGCTCGTCGTGCTTTCGGCCGTTGCCGGCATTGTCCTGATGCGCGTCCAGGGTTTTGGCGTGCTCAACCGGTTGCGCCAGTCGGGCCAGGCGGGGCGCACACCCGGCAAGGAGCTGCTCGACGCGGCGATGATCCTCATTGCCGGCATCCTGCTGCTCATTCCGGGTTTCCTCACGGATATCCTCGGTCTCGCGCTTTTTCTTCCGCCGGTCCGCAGCTTTCTCTGGAACCGGCTGATGCGCAACGTGGTTGTGGTCGATATCGGCGGCGCGCGGCCGGACAATCGGCCAAGAACCGACCCGCAGCGCACCATCGATCTCGACGACGGCGACTTCAGTCGCGACGACCGGCCCTGA
- the secB gene encoding protein-export chaperone SecB gives MTDAVSDNSAASPSLNILAQYVKDFSFENPGAPRSLQARDKAPAINISVNVNANPLSETDFDVILSLNAEAKDGDKMLFNAELAYGGVFRVTGFPQEHMLPVLFIECPRLLFPFARQIISDATRNGGFPPLMIDPIDFAQMFSQRMAEEQVKAKVQAN, from the coding sequence ATGACCGACGCAGTGTCCGACAATTCCGCCGCGAGCCCTTCGCTCAACATCCTGGCGCAGTATGTGAAGGATTTCTCCTTCGAAAACCCGGGCGCACCGCGGTCGCTGCAGGCCCGTGACAAGGCGCCGGCGATCAACATCAGCGTCAACGTCAACGCCAACCCGCTTTCGGAAACGGACTTCGACGTCATCCTGTCGCTGAACGCCGAAGCCAAGGACGGCGACAAGATGCTGTTCAACGCCGAGCTCGCTTATGGCGGCGTCTTCCGCGTCACGGGTTTCCCGCAGGAGCACATGCTGCCGGTTCTCTTCATCGAGTGCCCGCGCCTGCTCTTCCCCTTCGCGCGCCAGATCATTTCCGACGCCACCCGCAACGGTGGCTTCCCGCCGCTGATGATCGACCCGATCGATTTTGCCCAGATGTTCAGCCAGCGCATGGCCGAAGAGCAGGTCAAGGCCAAGGTTCAGGCCAACTAA
- the dnaQ gene encoding DNA polymerase III subunit epsilon produces MREIIFDTETTGLDNKLDRVIEIGGVELENHFPTGRTLHLYINPGDRKVHPDALAVHGITDESLKDKPSFGEVVEKILDFFGEARWVAHNANFDMGFINAELDRLGRPPILQERVTDTLALARRKHPMGPNSLDALCRRYGIDNSHRTQHGALLDSELLAEVYIEMLGGRQAALGLGTAEMGRRTLVEAEDEVALQLGARPKPLAPRLTEEEQAAHAAMVGTMGGKAIWAKYDA; encoded by the coding sequence ATGCGCGAGATCATCTTCGATACGGAAACGACCGGCCTCGACAACAAGCTCGACCGCGTCATCGAGATCGGCGGCGTGGAGTTGGAAAACCATTTCCCCACCGGCCGTACGCTCCATCTCTATATCAATCCCGGCGACCGCAAGGTCCACCCCGATGCGCTTGCCGTGCATGGCATCACCGACGAATCGCTGAAGGACAAACCCTCCTTCGGCGAGGTGGTTGAAAAAATCCTCGACTTCTTCGGCGAAGCCCGTTGGGTCGCGCATAACGCCAACTTCGACATGGGCTTCATCAATGCCGAGCTGGATCGGCTCGGCCGGCCGCCGATCCTGCAGGAACGGGTAACGGATACGCTGGCGCTGGCGCGCCGGAAACATCCGATGGGGCCGAACTCGCTCGATGCGCTCTGCCGGCGCTACGGCATCGACAATTCGCACCGCACGCAGCACGGCGCGCTGCTCGACTCCGAACTGCTCGCCGAGGTCTATATCGAGATGCTCGGTGGCCGGCAGGCGGCACTCGGTCTCGGCACGGCCGAAATGGGCCGCAGGACTCTGGTCGAGGCCGAGGATGAGGTCGCCCTGCAACTTGGCGCGCGCCCGAAACCCCTGGCACCCCGTCTCACCGAGGAAGAGCAGGCCGCCCATGCCGCCATGGTTGGAACGATGGGCGGAAAAGCGATCTGGGCGAAATACGACGCCTGA
- the coaE gene encoding dephospho-CoA kinase (Dephospho-CoA kinase (CoaE) performs the final step in coenzyme A biosynthesis.): MIVLGLTGSIGTGKSTTAQMFSDLGVPVHDADATVHDLYHKEAVAPVAERFPEALKDGAIDRKALSAVLAQAPERFRELEAIIHPLVRARENAFLDAARRNGSALVLLDIPLLYETGGEKRVDKVVVVTCDPETQRQRVLARPGMTAEKFELILSRQMPDAEKRRRADFLIDTDRGLEAARKQVEEVLLELRQGKSIA; this comes from the coding sequence ATGATCGTGCTCGGCCTTACGGGATCGATCGGGACAGGCAAGTCGACGACCGCGCAGATGTTTTCGGATCTGGGCGTGCCGGTGCACGATGCCGATGCAACGGTTCACGACCTGTATCACAAGGAAGCCGTGGCGCCGGTGGCCGAGCGATTTCCCGAGGCGCTGAAAGATGGCGCCATCGACCGGAAAGCGCTGTCGGCAGTTCTGGCGCAGGCGCCCGAGCGTTTTCGCGAACTGGAGGCCATCATCCACCCCCTGGTGCGGGCGCGGGAAAACGCCTTTCTCGATGCGGCGCGCCGGAACGGGTCGGCGCTCGTTCTGCTCGATATTCCACTGCTCTATGAAACGGGCGGCGAGAAGCGGGTGGACAAGGTGGTCGTCGTCACCTGTGATCCCGAGACGCAACGGCAGCGGGTGCTTGCCCGCCCCGGCATGACGGCGGAAAAATTCGAGCTGATCCTGTCGCGCCAGATGCCGGATGCTGAAAAGCGCCGGCGGGCCGATTTCCTCATCGATACGGACCGGGGGCTTGAAGCGGCACGCAAACAGGTGGAAGAGGTTTTGCTGGAATTGCGTCAAGGCAAATCCATAGCTTGA
- a CDS encoding shikimate dehydrogenase: MHDSRETIARHAFVTGYPVKHSRSPLIHGYWLETLGIAGSYTRQEISPQDFAGFISRLQSGESGFTGGNVTIPHKETAFALADRPDALSEELGASNTLWLEDGALHATNTDGFGFLANLDAVAPGWDKTDRAVILGAGGASRAIIQAVRDRGVAEIHVVNRTVARAQELADRFGAKVHAHDMAALSEVSKAAGLFVNTTSLGMDGEPAPNFDFSPLAHGAVVTDIVYVPLITPILSQAKAQGFATVDGLGMLLHQAAPGFEKWFGQRPTVDAELRRRILADMEAH, translated from the coding sequence ATGCATGATTCACGTGAAACAATCGCCCGCCATGCCTTCGTGACGGGCTACCCGGTCAAACATTCGCGCTCGCCGCTCATTCACGGCTATTGGCTGGAAACCCTGGGGATTGCTGGTTCCTACACACGCCAAGAGATTTCGCCGCAGGATTTCGCCGGCTTCATTTCTAGGCTGCAGAGTGGTGAATCCGGCTTCACCGGTGGCAATGTCACCATTCCGCACAAGGAGACAGCCTTTGCACTGGCCGACAGGCCGGATGCCCTGAGCGAGGAACTCGGAGCCTCGAACACGCTCTGGCTGGAGGACGGTGCGCTTCACGCAACGAACACGGACGGCTTTGGCTTTCTGGCCAATCTCGATGCTGTTGCACCCGGTTGGGACAAGACCGATCGTGCCGTTATTCTCGGGGCAGGAGGGGCAAGCCGGGCGATCATACAGGCCGTGCGCGATCGTGGTGTCGCTGAAATCCATGTGGTGAACCGCACCGTCGCGCGGGCGCAGGAACTGGCTGACCGTTTCGGGGCAAAGGTCCACGCGCATGACATGGCGGCCTTGTCGGAGGTGTCGAAAGCGGCGGGGCTTTTCGTCAACACGACGTCGCTTGGCATGGATGGCGAGCCGGCGCCGAATTTCGATTTCTCGCCGCTGGCTCACGGCGCGGTGGTGACGGACATCGTTTATGTGCCCTTGATCACGCCCATCCTCAGCCAGGCAAAGGCGCAGGGGTTTGCCACAGTGGATGGCCTCGGCATGCTGTTGCACCAGGCGGCACCCGGTTTCGAAAAGTGGTTTGGTCAACGACCGACCGTCGATGCGGAACTGCGTCGCCGGATCCTTGCGGATATGGAGGCCCATTGA
- a CDS encoding Maf-like protein, with translation MTVPLILASQSLFRRMLMENAGLTFETQAAEIDERAAEAALAAHNPTPQAIAEALAIEKARDVARRNPGALVIGSDQTLSLDGRVFHKPADMAEAKSHLTAMSGKTHSLNCGIALVRDGETLWSDVSIANLTMRPLSETFIDRHLARVGTRVLASVGAYQLEGEGVQLFERIDGDYFTILGLPLLPLLAKLRDLGAIDA, from the coding sequence ATGACGGTGCCCCTGATCCTGGCTTCGCAAAGCCTCTTTCGCCGTATGCTCATGGAAAATGCCGGCCTGACCTTTGAAACGCAGGCGGCCGAGATTGATGAGCGTGCCGCGGAGGCCGCCCTTGCCGCGCACAATCCGACGCCGCAGGCGATCGCCGAGGCGCTGGCGATCGAGAAGGCGCGGGACGTTGCCCGGCGCAATCCGGGTGCGCTGGTAATCGGCTCGGACCAGACGCTTTCACTTGACGGCCGTGTGTTTCACAAGCCGGCGGATATGGCGGAGGCGAAGTCGCACCTGACGGCGATGTCCGGGAAAACCCATTCGCTGAACTGCGGCATTGCGCTTGTGCGGGATGGGGAAACGCTCTGGAGCGACGTTTCGATTGCGAACCTGACGATGCGGCCGCTGTCCGAAACCTTCATCGACCGTCATCTCGCCCGGGTGGGCACGCGCGTGCTGGCGAGCGTCGGCGCTTATCAGTTGGAAGGGGAAGGGGTCCAACTCTTCGAGCGGATCGACGGCGACTACTTTACCATCCTCGGCCTGCCACTGCTTCCGTTGCTGGCTAAACTTCGCGATCTCGGTGCCATCGATGCATGA
- a CDS encoding pyruvate, water dikinase regulatory protein: MESTKNYFHLHLISDSTGETLIAAGRAAAAQFQSSQALEHVYPLVRNRKQLMPVLDAIDGAPGIVLYTIVDRELSDIIDQRCREMGVPCVSVLEPVIDLFQSYLGAPSRRRVGAQHVMNAEYFARIDALNFTMDHDDGQLPANLEEADVILVGISRTSKTPTSIYLANRGIKTANVPIVLGVPLPDRLSTTTKPLVVGLIATTDRIAQVRQNRLLGQTQDFRGEDYVDRAQISEELKYARAICARHNWPIIDVTRRSIEETAAAIVALRPKLR; encoded by the coding sequence GTGGAAAGCACCAAAAACTACTTCCATCTGCACCTCATTTCGGACTCGACGGGCGAAACGCTGATCGCGGCGGGACGGGCGGCGGCGGCGCAATTCCAGTCTTCGCAAGCGCTCGAACACGTCTATCCGCTGGTCCGAAATCGAAAGCAGCTGATGCCGGTGCTCGATGCGATCGATGGTGCGCCGGGCATCGTGCTCTATACGATCGTCGACCGGGAGCTGTCGGACATCATCGACCAGCGCTGCCGCGAGATGGGTGTGCCCTGTGTTTCGGTGCTTGAGCCGGTGATCGATCTCTTCCAGTCCTATCTCGGCGCGCCGTCGCGCCGCCGGGTCGGCGCGCAACATGTGATGAATGCGGAATACTTCGCGCGCATCGACGCGTTGAACTTTACGATGGACCATGACGATGGGCAGCTTCCCGCCAATCTGGAGGAGGCCGATGTCATCCTCGTCGGCATCAGCCGCACGTCCAAGACGCCGACCAGCATCTATCTCGCCAATCGCGGCATCAAGACAGCCAATGTGCCGATCGTGCTCGGCGTACCGCTACCGGACCGGTTGTCGACCACGACCAAACCGCTGGTCGTCGGCCTGATCGCCACGACGGACCGAATCGCCCAGGTGCGTCAGAACCGGTTGCTCGGGCAGACGCAGGATTTTCGCGGTGAAGACTATGTCGACCGGGCGCAGATTTCCGAGGAACTGAAATATGCGCGCGCCATCTGTGCGCGCCACAACTGGCCGATCATCGACGTCACGCGCCGCTCCATCGAGGAAACGGCCGCCGCCATCGTTGCGCTTCGTCCCAAGCTTCGCTAA